gctttagcctatcagaacagtcagacgcattcacatgcgcgcggtttatgagaataaaagcctttgaatattttttccagacacctttagctgctagatgttagtcagataatgtttctatgttccttcttaatgctaactgtgtaaatgattatcgataaaatgtttatgataatccgttgtttgtttaccttcaagcttagcgtgtgcccgtgagcgcccatagcgccagcacacacacatatcatgaacatctcgacatgcgaaagtgtttccctatgttttcattagagttgtactcaatactgatccatccgaagagtttgtaatgtagtcaaatgtttacaaacacaagcgcagccgtttagaggtcatttctggttaatgatgtcagaatttaccggcattttgcgatggatgtgtgaatgctcttttccggaaaaattccgtaacgtcctcgcctgtttgaacagcgcttttttgaatataccggtaaagtagttccggaaattttccagatatttaccggtatcactgtgtgaaaggggctttaagCTGTGCCGATTGAGCGAAACTCTGTTGACATGGACcagatctgtacggtttctccagtgtgaatcctcttctgttttcagatgtgtttaccgattaaacctcttgtcacagtgtgaatcgtctggtgcagtttcaattttggagctgttagaaaagtcttctcacactcaaacacatatccactttcacaccagtgtggatcttcatgtgtttattaaggtttgctgatcggttgaaactcttttcacactgagtgcatgtgaatggtttatctccagtgtgggtcttcatgtgtttattaaggtctgaggagttgctgaaattcatcccacaccgaagctaaagtcacactagagtttaagcatgcaaaattctgttgtttggtttctctccagtgtggatcctcaagtGTAGATTacgggatgatgattggctgaaactcttcccacagtgagtgcatgtgtatggtttctctccagtgtggatcatcatgtgatgattaaggtgtgatgagcagctgaaactcttcccacagtgagtgcatgtgaatggtttctctccagtgtggatcctcatgtgtttattaaggtttgatgataggctgaaactcttcccacactgagtgcatgtgaatggtttctctccagtatggatcctcatgtgtagattaagggatgatgattggctgaaactcttcccacactgagtgcatgtgaatggtttctctccagtgtggatcctcatgtgtttattaaggtttgatgattggctgaaactcttcccacactgagtgcatatgaatggtttctctccagtgtggatcatcatgtgtttatgaaggtgtgatgattggttgaaactcttcccacactgagtgcatctgaatggtttctctccagtgtggatcatcatgtgaatcttaagtttgcttttggttgcaaaactctttccacactgagtgcaggtgaaacaattcttgtctctcctattcaaaataccatcagtctgtaaatgagttttttcctcaattttgacatgatgttcctcctctttactcccctcattctcttcgattaggtctgaaatatatatataaaaaaaaacgttAGTCTTCCTTAAGTCttaactctcatcaaaagctgaaaagtgaaaagacactggaaacattggcttcacacactgtaattttggatgcacattaaatgtaaaataaatcagatcatattttgttcgGTCCATTAATGTGTACacatttaaacagatttaattcaattcatcttcatttatCTAGTGCtattacaatgtaaaatgtgtcaaagccgcttaacatagaatttatagtaaattgaaactgtcagtccagttttcagagtttcttacGTAATCGATCATAAGTGATATTGGTCATATTGATAAaacagatttgaaagctgtaaaggGCCTGTTTTTATTCgtatttattcataattacaacaaaatgtttttctaaaatgtgtaaagcagaccagggctcaaaattaaccttgttgcttggtagcaccaatgctcctaatttaaaaaatgtaggcgcatcaaccaaaattttgtcgcacccaccaattataagcaccattactacaagttttatacaaacagatttatttatctgatcaaacatgatttatttgaaatcaacactaatcaaactaacaagcaaaaataattaaacatgcgtgatgaaaatatgtctcaacaaaatTCCGGTATCACAAATAAATACGTTTTTATAACATAAATGATggaccaaaagatacacggacCGCTCACCAGCCGGTTCTTCATGAACAGCGATAATAGTTTACTCGGTGCAAGCCCGTTTGTGATGGTTTACTTGGTGTTAAATTTTActtatagctgccacttgcacggcggacagcatctggcgattatatgaaggatttaACAGAAGCTCTCgcgctagatgtggcaaacagttagcTGAAAAttgacttttcatagcggacttgaagccaatagaagtcttttatctactcttcgaaaagtgtagatggtggagtAACATTCAGCACAGgatcactactaagatgtgtcgttatttgtaactttagatgccatggttacATGgacagcgctttacaatttttcgggGTAGTAGCTCTCCCTGTCATCTTAAGTCAGAAGGCGTTGAGTGattgtgattgacagctgatattaaccaatccatttccattcagttctagagcagtgggccaataggTAGAgcgcaaaggcggggcaagcattacagacttggctttgtttactgcagcaagttgacaagACAACTGCATTCTGCGTGAATATCTCCCGAATCTgcgcatgtgctgaacattttggAGTAAAAACTGGTCATACAACAATTttttgcactcgcacaaatgctcccaaatatatttttaggGCGCATAGaaaaaatttcgggcgcatatgcgaccgaAATGGTcgtaatttcgagccctgaagaCAGTGAATACTTGTTCATTCTATGCCTGACTGGTAAGCGCATCAGAAAAAAAGTTCTGGGGTAACCGCTgaacaaacagctgaatatttgcctcgcagacatgagacatacctgtacagcatctgcataaaggctggaTTGTACACCTttcccttgtgtgctgttgggtcattttcatcaattctggggtgattttgaggcttaatttggccaaaacATTCTCTGCGTTTCAGCAAACGGACTGATATTTGGGGACATATTATTTTGACACATTCTGGgtaaatgctttgaaataaaaattttaaaaaaactcaatacactctgggcaaatttactcccttttcattattttcatggctgttttttatcaattggcctctattataacaattttcttttgattgcaaagccatgacagcatataatcattcatttatgattgttggtgttttctgTGACGACAGTTAACATTGTTTAATTGGTCTCCACTCATGGGATGGCAAAAAGGAAATGGGTGAGAGTATAAAATAAGAGGAGGAATGTTTAATTGGGCAGCATTATGTGGTGTGTGGAAGAAAGAAAAGTTGACTGAACTGTTCCAGTGCGGGGAAACGAGTAGAGAAACCGGGTCGAGACGAGCATTGTAAACTTAACGATTGGCTTTGAGAAACAAAAATCGGAAGTATGTATTGAAGCAACAGAGCAAATATTGCCGTCTTGTTACTGAAGTGCTCGTGACGTCTGTGAACGAGCGCATCACCAAAGACTTCAGTGCAGTGTGTCCTGAAAAAAATCAACTTATCGATTTATCTCGCTGGCATGGAGTCAGCTGCCGAAATCCTTCATCCCACAGTCGACAGTGTCAGAGTTTCCTGTTAGGCACCCGTGGCTGCCACTCACCGGCTGGGTTCATCGATGCCCTTAATCTTCACATCCACACCTCCACATACACCATTCCCCTCTCATTTCCCTTTACCCCTCTGCTCAATGGGTAAGAAccaagtttttattttctttacccaaattcttattttatttctcttgttttgttttctccccgtattattactatcattattactTTTCCCTGTTTTCAGATCTGATGAATCCGCTGGCCTAAAATCATTTGCATTTTTACCTTTCACTTTCAGTTGAGTTATAAGTGCTGAGGGTTTTGCGtttcattatgattatttttatattgtttgttttggacTACCGGCCATGTGAAGACGCAAACTGTTGAGGTCCTCACGTGAAACTTAATTTTGTTCAATATTGCTCTTATCCTAAATTCCATTACCTTAAACATACCTGTACTGGAAAATAAGCGTTTAAGTGTCAGAGTCTAGCTGTTCTGAGCATAATTCAACTTTAATCAGGATGAATAAAGACTGAAGCAACCATTGAGAGGCGGAATCCACTACTAGCCTCCATGCTAATGCTAACCCCGAAGTGCAAGCTGCATCTAAGAAAGAGATGGCGCGGGCGAGTGATAACAGTGCAGTACTTTAAGCTATTGATGCACTAAAGGGCAATTTGATTGCTAAAATTGAAGAAAAGGCCATTGCACAGTCAAATGAACTTTGCAATCAAATTGACCAGCTTCGGACAGTTACGCAATGCTGGAGCACGTTCAAagtcaagtcaaagtcagctttattgtcaattcagccacatgtacaggaGATACAGAGAATTGAAATTACGTTACTCTtagaccctaggtgcctaacatatattattaatataaaaagtagagttttaagaaaaagaaaatctaaatttacaatatatacaaaatgtggtctaaaaatatatttaatgtgtagtctaaaaatatacatacggaataaaaaattgtaaaccaGAGTTGTGCTGATAaagaacagtatatagtgcaaaaagacTTGTGGACATGATGATTATGATAAAGTGACAGTTTCATAATATATGTGAATGTAGTATGATGTGTCTAACTGGTAGACCAATGTTacataaagtgaccagtgcagatgaatgtgtgcatgtgtgtgtgttttcatgtgtgtCAGAGTCCAAATGTGCGTGTGGAGGGAGAGGGGAGTGGTGGCAGAATTGGGAGAGGGATCAGCTTCCTGACAGCCTGATGGATGAAGCTGTCTTTCAGCTAGACAGCTAATCTTGCTTCTGTAGTTTTTCTCATCGTTTTTGTTGATGAGACCCACCACAGTTTCAGTCAGAGTCTGTTTTGTCCAGATGTGTGAGCGCTAAGTGAAGTGCAGTGGAGATGGCGTCAACAGTCGAGTGGTAGGACCAATATGTAAACTGAAAAGGGTCCAAGGAGGGGGGCAGGACAGACTTAATGTGCTGCATCACAAGCTGTAAGCTCCTCTCGGTGTGGTGTAAACAAAGTCCAGTGTGTTATTGCCCCATCTTAGAAAGTCTATGTGTTGGTGTATTTTTGGAAACACTTTTTAGGTCTGCGTGGTTAAAGTCCCCAGCCAGGATGAGAAAAGCATCTGGGTGGGCTGTAGGCTGCTCACTGATGTCCAGGTACAGGTCTTTCAGTGCCTCTCTCATGTTGTTGGGATTGGAGCTGGGAGGGATGTAAATGGAGAAAAGCAGTATGGCTGTTTATTCCCTTTGTAGATAAAACGGCCGGCACTTTAAAACCATAAACTTCACCAGTGGCAAGCAGTTTTTGCAGACTACAATGGTATCACGACTGGAACCGCAATGTCCAGAACGTAGTCACTGAGCCAAGTTTCCGTAAACACAAATGCACAACAGTTCTTTTAAGATGAACAGTCTTTTAAGATGAACAAAGTAGACGGCTATAGTCCAGTTTGTTGTTTAGCGAACGTACGCTCGCTGGAGGAGGGGATGATGGAGGGGATAGCAGGTTTGTGTGGGTTAGCCGCTAGCCTAGTTCAGATCCCCCCACGCTTGCCCCTCTTCTGCTTTCTCTTGCCTCCATTGTGGGCGAGGTGTTGAGGTGGGGGTCGGAGGATGAGTAGGCCTCTGGAGCAAACGGAGATTTTGCAGCTCCTCCGTGTCTGCGGAGTTTAACTTGTAAAGTTTGGTTCTG
The Danio rerio strain Tuebingen ecotype United States chromosome 4, GRCz12tu, whole genome shotgun sequence genome window above contains:
- the LOC141381687 gene encoding uncharacterized protein isoform X2, whose amino-acid sequence is MNESVNIKPTLPLSKHREKATDLHTVIKMAFIKEESEDVKIEETFTVKQEDLQEQTDLIEENEGSKEEEHHVKIEEKTHLQTDGILNRRDKNCFTCTQCGKSFATKSKLKIHMMIHTGEKPFRCTQCGKSFNQSSHLHKHMMIHTGEKPFICTQCGKSFSQSSNLNKHMRIHTGEKPFTCTQCGKSFSQSSSLNLHMRIHTGEKPFTCTQCGKSFSLSSNLNKHMRIHTGEKPFTCTHCGKSFSCSSHLNHHMMIHTGEKPYTCTHCGKSFSQSSSRNLHLRIHTGEKPNNRILHA
- the LOC141381687 gene encoding uncharacterized protein isoform X1, giving the protein MAFIKEESEDVKIEETFTVKQEDLQEQTDLIEENEGSKEEEHHVKIEEKTHLQTDGILNRRDKNCFTCTQCGKSFATKSKLKIHMMIHTGEKPFRCTQCGKSFNQSSHLHKHMMIHTGEKPFICTQCGKSFSQSSNLNKHMRIHTGEKPFTCTQCGKSFSQSSSLNLHMRIHTGEKPFTCTQCGKSFSLSSNLNKHMRIHTGEKPFTCTHCGKSFSCSSHLNHHMMIHTGEKPYTCTHCGKSFSQSSSRNLHLRIHTGEKPNNRILHA
- the LOC141381687 gene encoding uncharacterized protein isoform X3 encodes the protein MMIHTGEKPFRCTQCGKSFNQSSHLHKHMMIHTGEKPFICTQCGKSFSQSSNLNKHMRIHTGEKPFTCTQCGKSFSQSSSLNLHMRIHTGEKPFTCTQCGKSFSLSSNLNKHMRIHTGEKPFTCTHCGKSFSCSSHLNHHMMIHTGEKPYTCTHCGKSFSQSSSRNLHLRIHTGEKPNNRILHA